Proteins found in one Quercus robur chromosome 2, dhQueRobu3.1, whole genome shotgun sequence genomic segment:
- the LOC126699491 gene encoding uncharacterized protein LOC126699491, translating into MFGGMQEGVFGWMQAIHWFECLLLEKQVRGQLIIAVCKDPNEEYFPLAYAVVEVETKDSWTWFINLLLADIGQNKRWVFMLDQQKVECIRLYLMTRFYENKEKCVRLESDICAKVMKSCRKWDISGIPYAHAISCIVFNKQDVEQYVHPCYHVSTYKACYEPIVSPMNGQNMWRPNGVTPVQPPIKRKPPSKPKKKRAREPNELTSRRAGISKQCKACGMLGHNRRSCKGEIGGNSSHLIRVYLHFVDIIASLAEEFIGFLFYQILIA; encoded by the exons ATGTTTGGAGGGATGCAAGAAGGGGTTTTTGGTTGGATGCAGGCCATTCATTGGTTTGAATGCCTGCTACTTGAAAAACAAGTGAGGGGGCAGTTGATTATTGCAGTGTGCAAAGATCCTAATGAAGAGTATTTCCCACTTGCATATGCAGTGGTAGAGGTTGAAACCAAGGACTCTTGGACTTGGTTCATCAACCTGTTACTTGCAGACATAGGTCAGAATAAGAGATGGGTGTTTATGTTAGACCAGCAGAAG GTTGAGTGTATCAGGCTATATCTGATGACTAGGTTCTATGAGAACAAAGAGAAATGTGTGAGGCTAGAGTCAGATATTTGTGCCAAGGTGATGAAGAG TTGTAGGAAGTGGGATATAAGTGGCATACCCTATGCTCATGCAATCAGCTGCATAGTTTTCAACAAACAAGATGTTGAACAGTATGTTCACCCATGTTACCATGTCTCTACATACAAGGCATGCTATGAACCAATCGTATCACCAATGAATGGACAGAATATGTGGAGACCCAATGGTGTGACCCCAGTTCAGCCTCCCATCAAAAGAAAACCACCTAGTAAACCTAAGAAGAAGAGAGCAAGGGAACCTAATGAGCTAACAAGTAGGAGAGCTGGCATCTCTAAGCAATGCAAGGCTTGTGGTATGTTAGGGCATAATAGAAGAAGTTGCAAGGGTGAGATTGGAGGGAACTCCTCACATCTAATAAG AGTATACTTGCATTTTGTGGACATTATTGCCTCTTTAGCTGAGGAGTTTATTGGGTTCTTATTTTACCAAATCTTGATTGCTTAG